Proteins co-encoded in one Juglans regia cultivar Chandler chromosome 16, Walnut 2.0, whole genome shotgun sequence genomic window:
- the LOC108993456 gene encoding uncharacterized protein LOC108993456, with translation MAAVEGGTGRPSFADLVGAVPQPIPEMLLAPRLPKMLEGEVYFQFTKEEIARSAEPFRYSVVLKFLKNRPSLDAVRAFIHSRWGLTASPVVSAMRRPRNVFIRMANEVDFTKALSWEVCEINGIFYRAFRWSPEFNEDAEPSRVLVWVSLPGLPPNFYQESFLKILMAPIGTFIRRDNPTRCATRTDGAQLCVEVDAAKPPPSHF, from the coding sequence atggcagccgtaGAGGGTGGCACCGGTCGGCCTTCCTTTGCCGATCTGGTGGGTGCCGTCCCTCAACCTATACCGGAGATGCTTCTTGCACCCAGGCTTCCAAAGATGTTGGAAGGTGAGGTATATTTTCAGTTTACTAAAGAAGAAATAGCAAGATCAGCGGAACCTTTCCGCTACTCTGTAGTCCTCAAGTTCTTGAAGAACCGTCCGTCGTTGGATGCTGTGAGGGCTTTCATTCACAGTCGATGGGGCCTTACGGCCAGTCCAGTAGTTTCTGCCATGAGGAGACCGCGTAACGTCTTCATTCGCATGGCTAATGAAGTTGATTTCACCAAAGCATTATCATGGgaggtttgtgaaataaatggGATCTTCTACCGTGCATTCAGATGGTCACCAGAATTCAATGAGGATGCCGAACCATCAAGGGTCCTGGTATGGGTTTCTTTGCCGGgtcttcctccaaacttttatcaagaatctttcttgaagattttgatggcaCCGATTGGAACTTTCATTCGCCGTGATAATCCGACACGGTGTGCAACAAGAACGGATGGTGCACAGCTCtgtgtggaagtggatgctgcAAAACCGCCACCGTCTCATTTCTAG